From one Streptomyces sp. CA-210063 genomic stretch:
- a CDS encoding spherulation-specific family 4 protein, whose translation MRTPTRAESRAGVPARPSRPSLLVPYYEHPADRPAEWDALVAAAPRLYGVVLNPAGGPGGAPDPAFIRVAGRLRAAGVRLLGYADTGYGRRPVTEVIRDLTRYQAWYGTDGTFLDQVAAGLGEFEYYRRLAAAVWGAGRATLVLNHGTPPHPAYARIADLVVTFEGTWETYREQPLTPWPGGTRGLGSQVCHLVYGVPPDIDVGGLALTRGASVHCAVPGVGDHPWGTLPHALEPT comes from the coding sequence ATGAGAACTCCGACAAGAGCCGAGAGCCGGGCGGGGGTGCCGGCACGCCCCTCCCGCCCTTCCCTCCTGGTTCCCTATTACGAGCACCCCGCCGACCGCCCCGCCGAGTGGGACGCGTTGGTGGCGGCCGCACCCCGGCTCTACGGCGTCGTCCTCAACCCGGCCGGCGGCCCGGGCGGGGCCCCCGACCCGGCGTTCATCCGGGTCGCGGGCCGGCTGCGGGCGGCGGGCGTACGGCTCCTCGGGTACGCCGACACCGGCTACGGCCGCCGACCCGTCACCGAGGTCATAAGGGACCTGACCAGATATCAGGCCTGGTACGGCACCGACGGCACCTTCCTCGACCAAGTGGCCGCCGGACTGGGCGAGTTCGAGTACTACCGGCGGCTCGCGGCGGCCGTCTGGGGCGCGGGCCGTGCCACCCTCGTCCTCAACCACGGCACCCCGCCGCACCCGGCCTACGCCCGGATCGCCGACCTCGTCGTCACCTTCGAGGGCACCTGGGAGACGTACCGGGAGCAGCCGCTCACGCCATGGCCGGGCGGCACCCGCGGCCTCGGCTCGCAGGTGTGCCATCTGGTGTACGGGGTGCCGCCGGACATCGACGTCGGCGGCCTCGCCCTGACCCGGGGCGCCTCCGTGCACTGCGCGGTCCCCGGTGTAGGGGATCATCCCTGGGGTACGTTGCCGCACGCCCTGGAGCCCACCTGA
- a CDS encoding endo alpha-1,4 polygalactosaminidase, translating into MSRVLARSALLSVLLLVAGCTAGSDDKPGTGRETGEGARWRPEPGTDWQWQLSGRLDTSVDVPVYDIDGFDHSADTVAELHDDGRKVICYLSTGAWEDWRPDADEFPKSVIGESNGWEGERWLDIRETDVLEPLMAARIDMCAEKGFDAVEPDNMDGYRNKTGFPLKAADQLRYNRLIARLAHERGLAVGLKNDLDQIPELVDDFDFAVNEQCAQYEECDDLTPFIEAGKAVFHVEYEMKTGDFCPEARRLELSSLLKKWELGVWREAC; encoded by the coding sequence ATGAGCCGCGTCCTCGCCCGCAGCGCCCTGCTGTCCGTACTCCTGCTGGTCGCCGGATGCACAGCCGGTTCCGACGACAAGCCGGGCACCGGCCGGGAGACCGGCGAGGGCGCCCGCTGGCGGCCGGAGCCCGGCACGGACTGGCAGTGGCAGCTCAGCGGGCGTCTGGACACCTCCGTCGACGTACCCGTGTACGACATCGACGGCTTCGACCACTCCGCGGACACCGTCGCCGAGCTGCACGACGACGGCCGCAAGGTCATCTGCTATCTGTCGACCGGCGCCTGGGAGGACTGGCGCCCGGACGCCGACGAGTTCCCGAAATCGGTCATAGGCGAGAGCAACGGCTGGGAGGGCGAGCGCTGGCTCGACATCCGTGAGACCGACGTCCTCGAACCCCTGATGGCCGCCCGTATCGACATGTGCGCGGAGAAGGGCTTCGACGCGGTCGAGCCCGACAACATGGACGGCTACCGCAACAAGACCGGCTTCCCCCTCAAGGCCGCCGACCAGCTCCGCTACAACCGGCTCATCGCCCGCCTCGCCCACGAGCGGGGCCTCGCGGTGGGCCTCAAGAACGACCTCGACCAGATCCCCGAACTCGTCGACGACTTCGACTTCGCCGTCAACGAGCAGTGCGCCCAGTACGAGGAGTGCGACGACCTGACCCCCTTCATCGAGGCCGGCAAGGCGGTCTTCCACGTCGAGTACGAGATGAAGACGGGCGACTTCTGCCCCGAGGCCCGGCGGTTGGAGCTCAGCTCGCTGCTGAAGAAGTGGGAGCTGGGGGTGTGGCGCGAGGCCTGCTGA
- a CDS encoding adenosylcobinamide-GDP ribazoletransferase, with amino-acid sequence MSTTPEPEPEPTLSDGLRFAFGTLTVLPVTVNRWDREAARVGMLCAPVAGLVVGLVSAALGGLLLVLGAGPLLAAVASVAVPAVLTRGLHLDGLADTADGLGSGKPAEDALRIMKQSDIGPFGVITLVLVLLAQVAALTEAYGESWALGAFAAAVSATVARLALTLAARAGVPAARPDGLGAAVAGVVPVRGALLVASLVGCAAAGVGAFFGPYDIGRTVLAVVLACGAAESLLRHCTRRFGGVTGDVFGGLAETAATAALVAFTLG; translated from the coding sequence GTGTCCACGACCCCCGAGCCCGAGCCCGAGCCCACGCTCTCCGACGGCCTCCGTTTCGCCTTCGGCACCCTGACTGTCCTGCCGGTGACGGTGAACCGCTGGGACCGCGAGGCGGCACGCGTCGGGATGCTGTGCGCGCCCGTCGCCGGGCTGGTCGTCGGCCTGGTCTCGGCCGCGCTCGGCGGTCTTCTCCTGGTCCTGGGGGCGGGTCCGTTGCTCGCCGCCGTGGCCTCCGTCGCCGTACCGGCCGTCCTCACGCGTGGCCTCCACCTGGACGGGCTCGCCGACACCGCCGACGGACTCGGCAGCGGCAAGCCCGCCGAGGACGCCCTGCGCATCATGAAGCAGTCGGACATCGGGCCGTTCGGGGTCATCACCCTCGTCCTGGTGCTGCTGGCCCAGGTCGCCGCGCTCACCGAGGCGTACGGGGAGTCCTGGGCGCTGGGCGCGTTCGCGGCGGCCGTCTCGGCGACAGTCGCCCGGCTCGCCCTGACCCTGGCCGCGCGCGCGGGCGTACCGGCCGCCCGGCCCGACGGGTTGGGGGCGGCGGTGGCGGGGGTCGTACCGGTCCGGGGCGCGCTGCTCGTGGCAAGCCTCGTCGGGTGCGCGGCGGCGGGCGTGGGGGCGTTCTTCGGGCCGTACGACATCGGCCGTACGGTGCTCGCGGTCGTCCTCGCCTGTGGTGCCGCCGAGTCGCTGCTGCGGCACTGCACACGGCGGTTCGGCGGGGTGACCGGCGATGTGTTCGGCGGGCTGGCGGAGACCGCGGCGACGGCGGCGCTGGTCGCGTTCACCCTCGGGTGA
- the cobT gene encoding nicotinate-nucleotide--dimethylbenzimidazole phosphoribosyltransferase: MSSLNLDDFTDLIERPDGGVRRDAEARRERQIVPPGALGRLDDLGEWLAAAQSAVPVRPIGQARVVLFAGDHGIAELGVSARAAGTADQLVRAVLDGSSPVAVLARRLDVPVRVVDVALDCDPDALPAEVVRHRVRRGSGRIDVEDALTAEEAEAAFRVGVALADEEADSGTDLVVLGDVSVGGTTAAAVLVAGLCGTDASVVTGRGGRAIDDLAWMRKCAAVRDALRRARPVLGDQLQLLATVGGADLAAMTGFLLQSAVRKMPVILDGVVSAACALVAQRVAFRAPDWWLAGQSSGEPAQAKALDRMAIEPLLDHGVKVGEGAGALLALPLVQAAAALAAELPEREPEQPEKGADEDAAEEKNLAEEYDAT, translated from the coding sequence ATGAGCTCGCTTAATCTCGACGACTTCACCGATCTGATCGAGCGCCCCGACGGTGGGGTGCGCCGCGACGCCGAGGCGCGGCGGGAGAGGCAGATCGTGCCGCCCGGGGCGCTGGGCCGCCTCGACGACCTGGGTGAGTGGTTGGCGGCGGCGCAGTCGGCCGTCCCGGTGCGGCCGATCGGCCAGGCCCGTGTGGTGCTGTTCGCGGGCGACCACGGCATCGCCGAACTCGGCGTCTCCGCGCGGGCCGCGGGCACCGCGGACCAGTTGGTGCGGGCCGTCCTCGACGGCAGCAGCCCGGTGGCGGTGCTGGCCCGGCGGCTCGACGTACCCGTACGTGTGGTGGACGTCGCGCTCGACTGCGACCCGGACGCGCTGCCCGCGGAGGTCGTACGGCACCGGGTGCGGCGCGGGTCCGGGCGTATCGACGTCGAGGACGCGCTGACGGCGGAGGAGGCGGAGGCCGCGTTCCGGGTGGGCGTCGCGCTCGCGGACGAGGAGGCGGACTCCGGGACCGATCTCGTCGTCCTCGGTGATGTGAGCGTCGGCGGGACCACGGCGGCGGCGGTCCTCGTCGCCGGGCTGTGCGGGACCGACGCGTCCGTCGTCACCGGGCGGGGCGGCCGGGCGATCGACGACCTGGCGTGGATGCGGAAGTGCGCGGCCGTACGGGACGCCCTGCGGCGGGCCCGTCCGGTGCTCGGGGACCAGTTGCAGTTGCTCGCGACCGTGGGCGGGGCGGATCTCGCCGCCATGACCGGGTTCCTGCTGCAGAGCGCGGTACGGAAGATGCCGGTGATCCTGGACGGGGTCGTGTCGGCGGCGTGTGCGCTGGTCGCCCAGCGGGTGGCCTTCCGGGCGCCCGACTGGTGGCTCGCCGGGCAGAGCAGTGGGGAGCCGGCCCAGGCCAAGGCGCTGGACCGGATGGCCATCGAGCCGCTGCTCGACCATGGGGTGAAGGTCGGGGAGGGCGCCGGGGCGCTGCTGGCGCTGCCGCTGGTGCAGGCCGCGGCCGCGCTGGCCGCCGAGCTGCCCGAGCGGGAGCCGGAGCAGCCGGAGAAGGGCGCCGACGAGGACGCGGCCGAGGAGAAGAACCTCGCCGAGGAGTACGACGCGACCTAG
- a CDS encoding class I SAM-dependent methyltransferase — MPRTPRPDPRPLVPGADPFHEPRRDDCPWCGSRQLRTRVRAPEGRRRTPGTFVVDVCRDCSHAFQNPRPTPDGLLLRRHQYPTEGHVRSNLAGRRRRRHHGGAARALLPYPEPESWLDVGTGLGHFPEAAREIHPYTVFDGLDPTARVERAQAAGRIEEAHQGLLTDPEITARLRARYDVVSMFHHLEHTTDPREELRAAHTVLRPGGLLLVEVPARPRLFGRLPGGRRRPWRPSDRPRPLHLMPLRNLLAELDALGYEVLTTRACAPRAHRILARRKTQQAAPSIRRAPSTTPPASSADPSRPRADPSPRPADPSPGRGDPSPTPADPSTP; from the coding sequence ATGCCCCGCACCCCGCGGCCGGACCCCCGCCCACTCGTCCCAGGAGCCGATCCCTTCCACGAGCCGCGCCGGGACGACTGTCCGTGGTGCGGCTCGCGGCAGTTGCGTACGCGGGTGCGCGCGCCGGAGGGGAGGCGGCGCACGCCGGGCACGTTCGTGGTCGACGTGTGCCGGGACTGCTCCCACGCCTTCCAGAACCCCCGGCCCACGCCGGACGGGCTGCTGCTCCGCCGTCACCAGTACCCCACCGAGGGCCACGTCCGCTCGAATCTCGCCGGGCGTCGGCGCCGGCGGCACCACGGGGGAGCCGCCCGCGCGCTGCTGCCGTACCCCGAACCGGAGAGCTGGCTCGACGTCGGCACCGGCCTAGGCCACTTCCCGGAGGCCGCGCGTGAGATCCACCCGTACACCGTCTTCGACGGCCTCGACCCGACCGCACGTGTCGAACGGGCGCAGGCGGCCGGGCGCATCGAGGAGGCGCACCAGGGCCTGCTCACCGACCCGGAGATCACCGCGCGGCTGCGCGCCCGCTACGACGTGGTCAGCATGTTCCACCACCTGGAACACACCACCGACCCCCGCGAGGAACTCCGCGCCGCCCACACCGTCCTGCGCCCCGGCGGCCTCCTCCTCGTCGAGGTCCCGGCCCGCCCACGCCTCTTCGGCAGGCTGCCCGGCGGACGACGACGGCCGTGGCGGCCGTCCGACCGCCCGCGCCCCCTCCACCTCATGCCCCTGCGCAACCTGCTCGCCGAGCTGGACGCCCTGGGCTACGAGGTCCTGACCACCCGAGCCTGCGCCCCCCGCGCACACCGCATCCTCGCGCGCCGGAAGACCCAACAAGCCGCCCCCTCAATCCGCCGAGCCCCCTCGACCACCCCACCGGCATCCTCAGCCGACCCGTCACGCCCCCGGGCCGACCCGTCACCACGCCCGGCCGACCCGTCACCAGGCCGGGGCGACCCGTCACCAACTCCGGCCGATCCCTCAACCCCGTAG
- a CDS encoding bifunctional adenosylcobinamide kinase/adenosylcobinamide-phosphate guanylyltransferase, with the protein MELTLLGTGAPAGLPRPDCPCAACAAALGDAARGATALLVDGTLLLDLTPGAALAAARAGRSLAGVRQVLLSHPHDGPAVEVPAGLPQPGRVPDGRELALLTGHRVRALALDSPGTGYAVTGPGGQRLLYLPPGGAPAGVEEQSGEPYDMVLADVLGRPDALARLRAVGAVGPTTDVVAVHIDHDVPPGAELLRRLAAAGARAVRDGTTLAVGAYENVPDVPRRTLVLGGARSGKSVEAERRLEAFPNVVYVATGGMRSGDGEWAARVAVHRERRPGSWRTVETCDLVPLLKDDDGAPLLVDCLSLWLTDAMDSVGAWDDADWAGGGERALRARVTELTDAVRHTRRTVVAVSNEVGSGIVPATASGRRYRDELGRLNAAFAAECEHVLLVVAGQALSLRG; encoded by the coding sequence GTGGAACTGACATTGCTCGGCACCGGCGCCCCCGCGGGGCTTCCCCGCCCCGACTGTCCGTGCGCGGCGTGCGCGGCCGCGCTCGGTGATGCCGCGCGCGGGGCCACCGCGCTGCTTGTGGACGGCACGTTGTTGCTCGACCTCACTCCCGGCGCCGCCCTCGCGGCCGCGCGCGCCGGGCGCTCGTTGGCCGGCGTACGGCAGGTGCTGTTGTCGCATCCGCACGACGGGCCCGCCGTGGAGGTGCCGGCGGGGCTGCCGCAGCCGGGGCGGGTGCCGGACGGGCGGGAGCTGGCGCTGCTGACCGGGCACCGGGTGCGGGCGCTGGCGCTGGACTCCCCCGGGACCGGGTACGCGGTGACCGGGCCGGGCGGGCAGCGGTTGCTGTATCTGCCGCCGGGGGGCGCGCCCGCCGGCGTGGAGGAGCAGTCGGGGGAGCCGTACGACATGGTGCTCGCCGATGTGCTGGGGCGGCCGGACGCCCTGGCGCGGCTGCGGGCGGTCGGGGCCGTCGGGCCGACGACCGATGTCGTCGCCGTGCACATCGACCACGACGTGCCCCCGGGCGCCGAGTTGCTGCGCCGGCTCGCGGCGGCCGGCGCGCGCGCCGTGCGGGACGGGACGACGCTCGCGGTGGGCGCCTACGAGAACGTGCCCGATGTGCCACGCCGCACGCTCGTGCTCGGCGGGGCGCGGTCCGGGAAGTCGGTGGAGGCCGAGCGGCGGCTGGAGGCGTTCCCGAACGTGGTGTACGTGGCGACGGGCGGGATGCGGAGCGGGGACGGGGAGTGGGCCGCGCGGGTCGCCGTCCATCGGGAGCGGCGGCCCGGCTCCTGGCGCACCGTCGAGACCTGCGACCTCGTACCGCTGTTGAAGGACGACGACGGGGCTCCACTGCTCGTCGACTGTCTGTCCCTGTGGCTGACGGACGCGATGGACTCGGTGGGGGCGTGGGACGACGCGGACTGGGCCGGGGGTGGGGAGCGCGCGCTCCGGGCGCGGGTCACGGAACTGACCGACGCCGTACGGCACACGCGCCGCACGGTGGTCGCCGTCTCCAACGAGGTCGGCTCCGGCATCGTGCCGGCCACCGCCTCCGGCCGCCGCTACCGCGACGAACTCGGCCGCCTGAACGCGGCCTTCGCGGCGGAGTGCGAACACGTCCTGCTGGTCGTGGCGGGACAGGCGCTGTCCCTACGGGGTTGA
- a CDS encoding class I SAM-dependent methyltransferase, with the protein MVSRQVDEQIAGRFPVGQRLRVIDVGMGQGTQALRLARAGHAVTGIEREAKLIAVAREALAAEPEGIRGRVRIVEGDGRDTGVHFLPGSFDVVLCHGVLMYVEEPDALLAGLARMLAPGGLLSLLVRNADALAMRPGLAGDWAGALAAFDTTAYRNRLGLDVRADRLGALTDTLAGIGAPLHAWYGVRVFTDLAADDAGVPAGQEELDVLLAAEERAGRTDPYRQVAALLHLCGVRG; encoded by the coding sequence CTGGTCTCCCGCCAGGTGGACGAGCAGATAGCCGGACGCTTCCCCGTCGGGCAGCGGCTCCGGGTCATCGACGTGGGCATGGGGCAGGGCACGCAGGCGCTGCGGCTCGCGCGGGCCGGGCACGCGGTGACCGGGATCGAGCGCGAGGCGAAGCTGATCGCCGTGGCCCGGGAGGCGCTCGCCGCCGAGCCCGAGGGCATCCGGGGGCGGGTGCGGATCGTCGAGGGCGACGGGCGTGACACGGGCGTGCACTTCCTGCCGGGCAGTTTCGACGTGGTGCTGTGCCACGGCGTCCTGATGTACGTCGAGGAGCCCGACGCGCTGCTGGCCGGGCTGGCGCGGATGCTGGCGCCCGGCGGGCTGCTGTCGCTGCTCGTACGGAACGCCGACGCGCTCGCCATGCGGCCGGGGCTGGCCGGGGACTGGGCGGGGGCGCTGGCCGCCTTCGACACCACCGCGTACCGGAACCGGCTGGGGCTCGATGTGCGGGCGGACCGGCTGGGGGCGCTCACGGACACGCTGGCGGGGATCGGGGCGCCGTTGCACGCGTGGTACGGGGTGCGGGTGTTCACGGATCTGGCCGCGGACGACGCGGGGGTGCCCGCCGGGCAGGAGGAACTGGACGTTCTGCTCGCGGCGGAGGAGCGGGCCGGGCGGACGGATCCCTATCGGCAGGTGGCGGCGCTGCTGCACCTGTGCGGCGTGCGGGGCTGA
- a CDS encoding DUF3043 domain-containing protein, translating to MPRHPVPLGFVFRSRDKSEKGPVADKAPVTDSKQTRDPQAPKGRPTPKRSEAQTQRRSVANTPTTRKEAAKRSRDERRAVLEKQRQALATGDERYLPARDKGPVRKFARDFVDSRFHIAEFFLPLAVIILVLSMVRVASLQNIALLLWLFVIVLIVVDSISLGFRLKKQLNERFPDANKKGAVAYALMRTLQMRRLRLPKPQVKRGERP from the coding sequence ATGCCCCGGCACCCCGTACCCTTGGGTTTTGTGTTCCGAAGCCGCGACAAGAGCGAGAAGGGGCCGGTGGCCGACAAGGCGCCGGTGACCGACTCCAAGCAGACCCGTGACCCGCAGGCCCCCAAGGGGCGGCCCACCCCCAAGCGGAGTGAGGCCCAGACCCAGCGCCGAAGCGTGGCCAATACGCCCACGACGCGCAAGGAGGCCGCCAAGCGCTCCCGCGACGAGCGCCGCGCCGTGCTGGAGAAGCAGCGCCAGGCGCTGGCGACCGGCGACGAGCGCTATCTGCCCGCGCGGGACAAGGGTCCGGTGCGCAAGTTCGCCCGTGACTTCGTGGACTCGCGATTCCACATCGCGGAGTTCTTCCTGCCGCTGGCCGTGATCATCCTCGTGCTGAGCATGGTGCGGGTGGCGTCGCTGCAGAACATCGCGCTGCTGCTGTGGCTCTTCGTGATCGTCCTGATCGTGGTCGACTCGATCAGCCTCGGCTTCCGTCTGAAGAAGCAGCTGAACGAGCGCTTCCCCGACGCGAACAAGAAGGGCGCCGTGGCCTACGCCCTGATGCGCACCCTCCAGATGCGTCGCCTCCGGCTACCGAAGCCGCAGGTCAAGCGCGGAGAGCGGCCCTGA
- a CDS encoding PspA/IM30 family protein codes for MSGVMKRMGMIFRAKANKALDRAEDPRETLDYSYQKQLELLQKVRRGVADVATSRKRLELQLNQLQSQSSKLEDQGRKALALGREDLAREALSRRAALQQQVTDLETQHSTLQGEEEKLTLAAQRLQAKVDAFRTKKETIKATYTAAQAQTRIGEAFSGISEEMGDVGLAIQRAEDKTAQLQARAGAIDELLASGALDDPSGMHKDDIQAELDRLSGGTDVELELQRMKAELAGGSSAQQQAIEGGTGQSAPQQQSQQQDTPRFDKQ; via the coding sequence ATGAGCGGTGTCATGAAGCGTATGGGGATGATCTTCCGCGCGAAGGCGAACAAGGCCCTTGACCGGGCCGAGGACCCGCGCGAGACCCTCGATTACTCGTACCAGAAGCAGCTGGAGCTGCTCCAGAAGGTGCGCCGGGGCGTGGCCGACGTGGCCACCTCCCGCAAGCGCCTGGAGCTCCAGCTCAACCAGCTCCAGTCCCAGTCCTCGAAGCTGGAGGACCAGGGCCGCAAGGCGCTCGCGCTGGGCCGTGAGGACCTGGCCCGCGAGGCGCTCTCGCGACGCGCCGCACTCCAGCAGCAGGTGACGGACCTGGAGACGCAGCACTCCACCCTCCAGGGCGAGGAGGAGAAGCTCACCCTCGCCGCCCAGCGCCTTCAGGCCAAGGTCGACGCCTTCCGTACGAAGAAGGAGACGATCAAGGCCACCTACACCGCCGCCCAGGCCCAGACCCGTATCGGTGAGGCCTTCTCCGGCATCTCCGAGGAGATGGGCGACGTCGGCCTCGCCATCCAGCGTGCCGAGGACAAGACCGCGCAGCTCCAGGCCCGCGCCGGCGCCATCGACGAGCTCCTCGCCTCCGGTGCCCTCGACGACCCGTCCGGCATGCACAAGGACGACATCCAGGCCGAGCTGGACCGCCTCTCCGGCGGCACGGACGTCGAGCTGGAGCTCCAGCGCATGAAGGCGGAGCTGGCGGGAGGCTCGTCCGCGCAGCAGCAGGCCATCGAGGGCGGCACGGGCCAGTCGGCCCCGCAGCAGCAGTCCCAGCAGCAGGACACCCCCCGCTTCGACAAGCAGTAG
- the pspAA gene encoding PspA-associated protein PspAA translates to MIVRIMGEGQVRLDDVHFAELNKLDNVLLAEMEVGDGPGFRHTLHALLDKVRELGTPLPDDSLEPSELILPAPDATLEEVREMLSDDGLIPG, encoded by the coding sequence ATGATCGTACGGATCATGGGGGAGGGGCAGGTGAGGCTGGACGACGTCCACTTCGCCGAGTTGAACAAGCTGGACAACGTACTCCTGGCGGAAATGGAGGTCGGCGACGGCCCGGGCTTCCGCCACACCCTCCACGCCCTCCTGGACAAGGTCCGAGAACTGGGCACGCCCCTCCCCGACGACTCCCTGGAGCCGTCGGAGCTCATCCTCCCGGCGCCGGACGCGACGCTGGAGGAGGTCAGGGAGATGCTGAGCGACGACGGCCTGATCCCGGGATGA
- a CDS encoding sensor histidine kinase gives MSTLQRIRSWLTVHPVALDAALALGVLVAMVAGSFIDPHAEHPDKWGTRTPDAPSITLMVLAAATLVARRRAPMAVLAATSALTLVELVIGEPRAPVAMSVVVALYTVASTTDRPTTWRVGLLTMTVLTGTAMLAGPLPWYDQENIGIFAWTGMAATAGDAVRSRRAFVAAIRERAERAERTREEEARRRVAEERLRIARDLHDVVAHHIALVNVQAGVAAHVMDKRPDQAKEALAHVREASRSALNELRATVGLLRQSGDPEAPTEPAPGLVRLDELVGTFHSAGLAVEVARADQEATLPAAVDLAAYRVIQEALTNVRKHAGQEAKAEVSVVRVGPNVEITVLDNGTGPDGKDDVEGEEGHGGGHGLLGMRERVAALGGTLTTGPRYGGGFRVHAILPLKNRTTVTEEAVRP, from the coding sequence GTGAGCACCCTGCAGCGCATAAGGTCCTGGCTGACAGTGCACCCCGTGGCGCTCGACGCGGCCCTCGCGCTCGGCGTCCTCGTCGCGATGGTGGCCGGCTCGTTCATCGACCCGCACGCCGAGCACCCCGACAAGTGGGGCACGCGCACCCCCGACGCCCCCAGCATCACCCTCATGGTGCTCGCCGCCGCGACCCTGGTGGCCCGCCGCCGCGCCCCCATGGCCGTCCTGGCGGCCACCTCCGCCCTCACCCTCGTCGAACTCGTCATCGGCGAGCCGCGCGCCCCCGTCGCGATGTCCGTCGTCGTCGCCCTCTACACGGTCGCCTCCACCACCGATCGCCCCACCACCTGGCGCGTCGGCCTGCTCACGATGACGGTCCTGACCGGCACGGCCATGCTCGCCGGCCCCCTCCCCTGGTACGACCAGGAGAACATCGGCATCTTCGCCTGGACGGGCATGGCCGCCACGGCCGGAGACGCGGTCCGCAGCCGCCGGGCCTTCGTGGCGGCCATAAGGGAACGCGCCGAACGAGCGGAGCGCACCCGCGAGGAGGAGGCCCGCCGCCGGGTCGCCGAGGAACGCCTGCGGATCGCCCGCGACCTGCACGACGTCGTCGCCCACCACATCGCCCTCGTCAACGTCCAGGCCGGAGTCGCCGCCCACGTCATGGACAAGCGGCCCGACCAGGCCAAGGAGGCCCTCGCCCACGTCCGCGAGGCCAGCCGCTCCGCGCTCAACGAACTCCGCGCCACGGTCGGTCTGCTCCGCCAGTCCGGCGACCCCGAGGCCCCCACCGAACCCGCCCCCGGCCTGGTCCGGCTCGACGAACTCGTCGGCACCTTCCACAGCGCGGGCCTCGCGGTCGAAGTGGCCCGCGCCGACCAGGAGGCGACGCTCCCGGCCGCCGTCGACCTCGCCGCGTACCGCGTCATCCAGGAAGCCCTCACCAATGTGCGCAAGCACGCGGGCCAGGAGGCGAAGGCCGAGGTCAGCGTCGTACGCGTCGGCCCGAACGTGGAGATCACCGTCCTCGACAACGGCACCGGACCCGACGGGAAGGACGACGTCGAGGGCGAGGAGGGCCACGGCGGCGGCCACGGCCTCCTCGGTATGCGCGAACGTGTCGCCGCGCTCGGCGGCACCCTCACCACCGGCCCCCGCTACGGCGGCGGCTTCCGCGTCCATGCGATCCTGCCGCTCAAGAACCGAACGACCGTCACCGAAGAAGCCGTACGACCGTGA
- a CDS encoding response regulator: MTIRVLLADDQALLRSAFRVLVDSEPDMEVVGEASDGAQAVRLAKDERADVVLMDIRMPGTDGLAATRLISADPTLAHVRVVILTTFEVDDYVVQSLRAGASGFLGKGAEPDELLNAIRVAAGGEALLSPTATKGLIARFLAQPDDSDGDGGAAARSERLSTLTSREREVLVQVAGGLSNDEIAERLAVSPLTVKTHVNRAMAKLGARDRAQLVVFAYESGLVRPRVE; this comes from the coding sequence ATGACGATCCGTGTCCTGCTCGCCGACGATCAGGCTCTGCTGCGCAGCGCGTTCCGGGTGCTCGTCGACTCGGAGCCGGACATGGAGGTCGTGGGGGAGGCGTCGGACGGGGCTCAGGCAGTACGGCTCGCCAAGGACGAGCGGGCGGACGTCGTGCTGATGGACATCCGGATGCCCGGCACGGACGGGCTGGCCGCCACCCGCCTGATCAGCGCCGATCCCACACTCGCCCATGTCCGGGTCGTCATCCTCACCACCTTCGAGGTCGACGACTACGTCGTGCAGTCGCTGCGCGCCGGCGCCTCCGGCTTCCTCGGCAAGGGCGCCGAGCCGGACGAACTCCTCAACGCGATCCGGGTCGCCGCCGGCGGCGAGGCGCTGCTGTCGCCCACCGCGACCAAGGGCCTGATCGCCCGCTTCCTCGCCCAGCCGGACGACTCCGACGGCGACGGCGGTGCCGCCGCCCGCTCCGAGCGGCTCTCCACGCTGACCAGCCGCGAGCGCGAAGTGCTCGTACAGGTCGCCGGAGGGCTCTCCAACGACGAGATCGCCGAGCGCCTGGCGGTCAGCCCGCTCACCGTGAAGACACACGTCAACCGGGCCATGGCGAAGCTCGGCGCCCGCGACCGGGCCCAACTGGTGGTCTTTGCCTACGAGTCGGGTCTGGTACGCCCAAGGGTGGAGTGA